The stretch of DNA GTACCTGAAACGTAAGTATGCCGTTAGGGACATTTTTCTTTTAACTTGGAGAAATCTTCAGGTATCAGGATGTGATTTGAATGTGTTGTTTGGTTGTTAAAAAAAATGCGTTGTTTGGTAGAAAATACTCCTAGATACTGTGTAGACAACTTTATTTTTTTTAACCAAAAAAGTGTATGCAACATTAGTTAACCTCATTTATACCCTATAAATGGATTCATTCAAGTTTCAAGAAGTCTGACAGTTGgaaatatatacatgttattctcagGCAATGGCATCACAATGCTTTTATCTTTTGCAAATGATAACAAGGAAACAGAGCATTTAGTTCAAAAGCATTTATGTAGTACTGACCACAAAGTTTGATTGCAAATTCACATGGTGGGATGAATTTGTTGATCCTTTCATAGTCAGCTTTCTGAATAAGGTTCATGTCCAACGCATAGTCTGTGTAGGCCTTGTATTGGATTGCTGGATCTGTGAGGCCATTACCAATCGCAAATCCCTGTAATACAAATAACAGAGATGCGTATTAAGAAAGAATCAAATCATCAATACAGAATTAAAGGCAACCCAAACTTCGGCAAGGATCTTACCTTCAAGTTTATGTGAGTGCCCTCATTTTTCTTGTTTCCCTGGTGAACTCGGCTTGCAAATGCTGGAATGTAGTGCCCAGCATAGGATTCTCCAGTAATAAAGAAGTCGTTCTTTACAAATTCCGGATGCTTCTTGAAGAAGACCTGAAATGGGAGTTAAGAACAGATAATTACTACACAGTACTTCTCTGTTTTCACTCAAGTCAACAGAGTCTAAATAATCAGGCCTTGGAACAATACACAGCTCTGTTTCATGATTCTTCTACTTCACCTGGTCTTATCTGAGGGCTAAATTTTAGGTAAATCATCGTTTACCACCTCAAACGAAGCTATGCAGTCAAATTTGCTATATTCATATTTTTACACAATAGGAAGATTGAAGAGGACACACAGTTAGGCATATCAGTCGGAGGGCACCTGCCTAACTCTTGGACAGTTAGCCAAAAGAGGTGGATGGGATACACATTTGTTGTTCTGGTGGATCAAGGGGTGCAGAAATAGTAGCTAGCACTAAATGCAGAAAGTACGGAAAACATCTTGTAATGCACTTAATCAGAAAAAAAAGGGTTATGCTCCGGTGGGAGTATCCAATCGTAACGGAATTCTTGTGCCTTAAGAAAGTAGAACCGCACTATATATGAGCATATTATTAACTGATACTACCAAACTACTATAAATAAAAGAGTGCCCTGATGTGTTTATTCTTGTTATGTCATCGTTGTACAATAGAGGATATTttagcatgtcttgctaaaatgttCCTTACTGAATTAATGTATCATCTCGTCAGTCGTCACCATCAATTTATAAAGTACATAAGTAAAGTGCATCTTGGACCGAAAACAGTACCTGGAGAAAGTCATAGAGGTCATTGCTGACCCCTGCCTCGTCGTGACGGGTATCGCGGTCGTCGGAGCTGTAGCTGAACCCAGTCCCGGTCGGCTGATCAACGAATATGATGTTGGAGATCTGCAGGCAGCAAGTAGCATCAGCACAGCAGGAGGCAGACCAAACCACAGACCACAGTAGCTTAGTAATAATAGCTGACATAATCCAGGAGCTGTCTGTCTGTCTGCAGCCCAAAGACCTCAAATTGACCTTGTCGTCACCATCAATTTAACCACGGATATATACAATCACTATTTTCTGAACCACTAGTCAGACACAGAAAAAACACTTCAGTTCAGACTTCAGAGCAGTTGCTTTCACCCAAAATCAGGCGACAGTTTCAGACTTACAAAATTTCAGGTCATATTTTTCAGTGGTTACGTGCTAGGTGAGCAAAGCATCCGGTTTCTTTCTTGACGAAACGTATAAAGCATTTTATTATTAGAATGTGTATTAATAAAGTGCATGGCAATTAAAGGTGAGATTGCCTACCTTGTCCCATCCGAACTTGTTCCAGACGAGCGacatgttgttggcgatggtgaaggGCCCGTTCTCGTAGAAGACGGCGAGCTCGCTGCTGCACCCCGGGCCGCCGGTGAGCCAGATCACCACGGGGTCCTCCTTCTTGCCCCGCgactcgaagaagaagtagaacatCCTGCAGAAAGAAATTCCCTCAATTTCCGTCCCGAAAACCGCTCCCCAATCGCCGGCAAGCCGGGCCGCCGGCCGTTACGGGCCAGAAAGCCTTGGAATTTGGCGCAAAAACAGAGCGAATTGGCTTCACGAGAGCGGAAAGCAAGGCGCGACGGCCGGAGTTTATCTGACCGACTGACCTGGCGTCGTGGGTGTTGGGGAGGCGGTAGTAGCCGGCGTGGTGGCCGAGGTCGCCGACGCCCTCGGGGAGCCCGGGCAGCGTGACCCGGCGCTCCAGCAGCTGCCCGGGCGCCACGTCCTCTGCCCCCGCGCCGAGGCCGCGGAGGCCGGAGGACGCCCCCGGGAGCAGGTTGAGCGCGCGGATGAGCCGCTCCGCCTGCGCGCCCGGGAAGCTGGCGTCCGGGGGCAGCCGGAGCGCGTCCACCGCCGCGCCGGcgaggaggcaggcggcggcgaggaggaggagcaggaggcgcgAGGTCGTCGCCATTGATGGTGCGATGGTGGGGAGAGGAGGTAGCGGTTTCGTGGGGATTTGGCGGAGGTTTCCCCGGGAATTTATAGCGTGGCGTGGCTTTCGGGGTGGAGCTTGCAacggactgctgctgctgctctgctctgttcTTGACTTGGCTTGGAAGCGCATCCTGAGATTAGATTCCTctccttttttaatttttttttccctTTTGTATCTGGACACGAAGTAGTATTAtacttccttcgttcctaaatatttgtctttctagagatttcaaatggtctccacatacggatgtatatagacatattttagagtgtagattcactcattttgcttcgtatgtaggcaccatttgaaacctctagaaagacaaatatttaggaacggagggagtatattacagTTTtgttaaagcacatctagatgtgccataagtattgcacatctaaatcctATGCCATTGATCTTACATGGAGATTCGTGTGGGTATtttctctttcctttttcttttcctttctataCTTGATTGagccacttagatgtgcaataactagggcacatctagatgtgccctagacattaTTATCAGGTGTTGTTTAATCATAAATAACTCTGATCAAAATCCTAATTCTGATCCGAATCATGGTGCACGATGGAGTAGACCAGACGGTGCCCGTACCCACCGTGAGAAAGAAACTTCCGAGATCCAGGGAAGCTGGGCATAAAGAAGGGCTTTATTCCTTACTTTCTGCAAAGTAAAATTTTCTTTTTTGATGAGCCGGTGAGTTTTATTATTCCTCAAGAAATTAGTACATACTACGGATCCACGGAAGCTTGTAGAAGCATCAGACAAGAAGTCGTCGATGTAGACTAGAAGATGCCGGTAACTTGTGCAGTAAATCACCGTCTCGGAGAAGAGAACGCAACTCTCACCCACTCCCCGACAAGGTCTACGTTGGTCGATGTTTAGCGGTCGAAACTGGAGCCGAATAACAAGGTCGCGCTATCTACTCCGCGGGATAGCACCACCGGGACAAAATCCTACAGAATAAAAACAAACCCTTGCCTGGAGAACCAGATCTAGGAACACACCACCCTTCCCACACCTCCAACGAAGCCAAAAATCACTATAAGAACGAGGAGAAGGCAGTGAAGGACTTGTTCCATGCTGACGACAGCGTCATTGCCTCATCGTCGATTATTGGGGACAAACCTGAACTAAAAACCTCACCCTGCCATGCATCATCGATTGAGTGGCGTGCGATGGGAGAGGGGCACGGGATCTCACAGGGGAGGACGTGGATCGGCGCTATTGCCTAGGTAGGAAGGACTTTGTTACCGGAATTTTTTTTAGAACAATCATATTTTGAAGTTCCCAGAATTCTGAAAAAGTACACATGCATCTAGGGATGTATAACACCTTCGaaaaaatgcatgatgaaatacatTATGGTCCCAAGTCTTTCTAGCACATGCACTATTCATTTTCACTATAAAAGTATATTATTTTGTTTTTATACAGCTCACACC from Triticum dicoccoides isolate Atlit2015 ecotype Zavitan chromosome 6A, WEW_v2.0, whole genome shotgun sequence encodes:
- the LOC119319491 gene encoding serine carboxypeptidase 3, whose amino-acid sequence is MATTSRLLLLLLAAACLLAGAAVDALRLPPDASFPGAQAERLIRALNLLPGASSGLRGLGAGAEDVAPGQLLERRVTLPGLPEGVGDLGHHAGYYRLPNTHDARMFYFFFESRGKKEDPVVIWLTGGPGCSSELAVFYENGPFTIANNMSLVWNKFGWDKISNIIFVDQPTGTGFSYSSDDRDTRHDEAGVSNDLYDFLQVFFKKHPEFVKNDFFITGESYAGHYIPAFASRVHQGNKKNEGTHINLKGFAIGNGLTDPAIQYKAYTDYALDMNLIQKADYERINKFIPPCEFAIKLCGTDGKASCMAAYMVCNSIFNSIMKLVGTKNYYDVRKECEGKLCYDFSNLEKFFGDKAVRQAIGVGDIEFVSCSTSVYQAMLTDWMRNLEVGIPALLEDGINVLIYAGEYDLICNWLGNSRWVHSMEWSGQKDFAKTAESSFLVDDAQAGVLKSHGALSFLKVHNAGHMVPMDQPKAALEMLRRFTQGKLKEAVPEEESSTTTFYAAM